The Euphorbia lathyris chromosome 2, ddEupLath1.1, whole genome shotgun sequence genome includes a window with the following:
- the LOC136220169 gene encoding ABC transporter B family member 4-like isoform X2 — translation MAEENILEANVNDTTSQEKNIEEESEMEKRKKKKEESTKILPYYKLFAFADSIDYLLMLLGTIGAAGNGVSMPLMTVAFGAAVNAFGDNSLNTSQVVDKVSKVACWVATGERQAARIRSLYLRTILRQEIGFFDREASTGEIVERMSGDSVLIQDATGEKVGKFIQLIVSFISGFIVALIKGWKLTLVLLASIPLLIISGAVMAISVSKLASRGHTAYSVAATVVEQTIGSMKTVASFTGEKHAIAKYEQSLTKAYKSGVQESLVAGLGFGVLTFIVFSNYGLATWYGAKLVVDEGYKGGDILTIIFVVLTGSLGLGQASPCLTAFAAGQAAAFKMFEVIGRKPEIDTYGTSSQALLDDIRGDIELKDIHFSYPSRPEEQIFSGFSLSIPRGTTSALVGESGSGKSSVISLIERFYDPQAGDVLIDGINLKDLQLKWIRQKIGLVSQEPVLFTCSIKENIAYGKEGATTEEITAAAELANASKFIDSLPQGLDTMVGEHGTQLSGGQKQRVAIARAILKDPRILLLDEATSALDTESERIVQEALDNVMVNRTTVIVAHRLSTVRNADTIAVIHRGKIVEKGSHTELTKNPDGAYCQLIKMQENNRVSRNNPDGPEIIVDSGRHSSQRFSFLRSLSHGSSGTGNSSRRSFSLPEKVNIVSASSPPSHKKFPLQRLAYLNKPEIPVLILGCLASAANGVVLPFFGVLVSTMIKTFFEPAHKLRSDSRVYALLFLGLASLSLLAYPLRSYFFAVAGCTLIKRIRSMCFEKLVYMDVSWFDEAEHSSGAIGAKLSRDAASVRGLVGDVLGLLIQNVATIVVGLSIAFEANWQLALIVLVMIPLLGINGCVQNKFLQGFSADGNKMYEEASQVASDAVSNIRTVASFCAEEKVVELYQKKCRGPMKKGIREGLVSGFGFGFGFFLLFVVYGTSFYAGARLVEAGKTTYVEVFRVFCCLSMSALALSQTATFFPDAGKASNAAASVFEILDQKSKIDSSDESGTVLENLKGEIELRHVSFRYPTRPDIEIFKDLSLAINAGKTVALVGESGCGKSTVISLLQRFYDPDSGCITIDGIEIQKLQLKWLRQQMGLVGQEPVLFNDTIRANIAYGKEGNATEAEILAAAELANAHRFISSLQQGYDTNVGERGIQLSGGQKQRVAIARAIMKEPKILLLDEATSALDAESERLVQDALDRAIVNRTTVVVAHRLSTIKNADLIAVVKNGEIVEKGKHEKLINLKDGVYASLVALHTTTASFHS, via the exons ATGGCTGAGGAAAACATTTTGGAGGCAAATGTAAACGACACAACTAGTCAAGAGAAAAACATCGAGGAAGAATCTGAAAtggagaagaggaagaaaaagaaagaggaaagcacTAAAATATTGCCATATTACAAGCTTTTCGCCTTTGCTGACTCTATAGATTACTTATTAATGTTGTTGGGAACAATTGGTGCTGCTGGAAATGGAGTCTCTATGCCACTCATGACTGTGGCATTTGGAGCTGCAGTTAATGCATTTGGAGATAATAGTTTGAACACTAGCCAAGTGGTTGATAAAGTTTCCAAG GTCGCTTGTTGGGTGGCTACTGGAGAGAGGCAGGCAGCAAGAATCAGGAGTTTATACTTGAGGACAATTCTAAGACAAGAAATAGGCTTCTTTGATAGGGAAGCTAGCACTGGAGAAATCGTCGAGAGGATGTCCGGTGACTCCGTTCTTATTCAAGATGCTACTGGTGAGAAG GTTGGAAAGTTCATCCAGCTGATTGTATCATTTATTTCAGGATTTATTGTAGCATTAATCAAGGGATGGAAACTAACCCTTGTATTGTTAGCTTCTATTCCTCTTCTCATCATTTCTGGTGCAGTCATGGCCATTTCTGTATCAAAGCTGGCATCTCGTGGACATACTGCTTATTCAGTTGCGGCAACTGTGGTAGAGCAGACAATCGGGTCAATGAAAACT GTTGCATCATTTACTGGGGAGAAACACGCTATAGCTAAATACGAACAATCTTTGACCAAAGCTTACAAATCCGGCGTGCAAGAGAGCTTGGTAGCCGGGTTAGGTTTTGGAGTTCTTACTTTTATTGTATTCTCCAATTATGGTTTGGCTACATGGTATGGTGCAAAGCTTGTGGTAGATGAAGGATATAAAGGAGGGGACATTCTCACTATTATTTTTGTGGTTTTGACTGGATCTTT GGGTCTAGGACAAGCATCCCCTTGCTTGACTGCTTTTGCTGCTGGACAAGCTGCAGCATTTAAAATGTTTGAGGTGATTGGTAGAAAGCCTGAAATAGATACTTACGGAACCAGTTCACAGGCGTTATTAGACGATATTCGTGGAGATATAGAATTAAAAGACATCCATTTTAGTTATCCTTCTAGACCAGAAGAGCAGATATtcagtggattttcactctcaATACCACGTGGCACAACATCCGCTTTAGTAGGAGAGAGTGGAAGTGGAAAATCTTCAGTTATCAGTTTAATTGAGAGATTTTATGATCCACAGGCTGGAGATGTTCTAATTGACGGTATTAACCTTAAGGACTTGCAGCTAAAATGGATCAGACAAAAAATCGGTCTTGTAAGTCAGGAACCTGTGTTGTTCACTTGTAGCATTAAAGAGAATATCGCCTACGGGAAGGAGGGTGCAACTACTGAGGAAATAACAGCTGCTGCTGAGCTTGCCAATGCTTCTAAGTTCATAGATAGTCTGCCTCAG GGGCTAGACACAATGGTCGGAGAGCATGGTACTCAGCTATCTGGAGGCCAAAAGCAGAGAGTTGCTATAGCTAGAGCAATTCTTAAAGATCCAAGAATTCTGCTTCTTGATGAAGCAACGAGCGCTCTTGATACAGAATCTGAAAGAATTGTTCAAGAAGCATTAGACAATGTCATGGTTAATCGAACAACGGTAATTGTTGCCCATCGGTTGAGTACAGTAAGGAATGCGGACACGATTGCTGTCATTCATCGCGGAAAAATTGTTGAAAAAG GTTCACACACTGAGCTTACCAAGAATCCTGATGGAGCATATTGCCAGCTTATAAAAATGCAGGAGAATAATAGAGTGTCGAGAAACAACCCAGACGGGCCAGAAATCATTGTGGATTCTGGAAGACATTCTAGTCAAAGGTTCTCTTTCTTAAGAAGCTTAAGCCATGGATCATCCGGAACTGGAAACAGTAGTCGTCGTTCATTCTCCCTTCCCGAAAAAGTAAATATTGTCTCTGCATCATCACCACCATCACATAAAAAATTCCCACTTCAACGCTTAGCCTATCTCAATAAGCCAGAGATTCCAGTACTAATACTCGGTTGTCTAGCTTCAGCAGCCAATGGTGTAGTATTACCTTTTTTCGGAGTACTAGTCTCCACTatgatcaagactttctttgAGCCAGCACATAAACTCCGAAGCGACTCCAGAGTTTACGCACTTTTGTTCCTTGGCCTGGCATCTTTGTCTTTACTGGCATATCCGTTGAGGTCCTATTTTTTTGCAGTGGCCGGTTGTACCTTGATAAAAAGGATCAGATCAATGTGTTTTGAAAAACTGGTTTACATGGATGTAAGCTGGTTTGATGAAGCTGAGCACTCAAGTGGTGCAATTGGAGCTAAGCTTTCTAGAGATGCGGCTTCGGTGAGGGGTTTAGTCGGAGATGTACTTGGGCTGCTAATACAAAATGTTGCAACAATAGTTGTTGGTTTATCTATTGCTTTTGAAGCAAATTGGCAACTAGCTCTTATTGTTCTTGTTATGATACCTCTTCTAGGAATCAATGGATGTGTTCAGAATAAATTCCTTCAAGGTTTCAGTGCAGATGGAAAT AAAATGTACGAGGAAGCGAGTCAAGTTGCAAGTGATGCTGTTAGCAATATTAGAACTGTTGCTTCCTTCTGTGCCGAGGAAAAGGTTGTGGAACTTTATCAAAAGAAATGCAGAGGCCCTATGAAGAAAGGTATAAGGGAAGGTTTGGTAAGTGGTTTCGGATTTGGATTCGGGTTCTTCTTGCTATTCGTTGTGTACGGTACAAGCTTCTACGCTGGAGCCCGACTTGTTGAAGCTGGAAAAACAACTTATGTTGAGGTTTTTCGA GTGTTTTGTTGTCTCAGTATGTCAGCTCTTGCTCTCTCTCAAACAGCTACCTTTTTTCCTGATGCTGGAAAAGCAAGCAATGCAGCTGCTTCTGTTTTTGAGATTCTTGACCAGAAATCCAAAATAGACTCTAGCGATGAATCCGGGACAGTATTAGAAAACCTTAAAGGAGAAATCGAGCTTCGACACGTTAGTTTCAGATACCCCACAAGACCCGACATTGAAATTTTCAAGGATCTTTCTTTGGCTATTAATGCTGGCAAG ACAGTCGCGCTGGTTGGAGAAAGCGGATGCGGAAAATCAACTGTGATATCGTTGCTGCAGAGATTTTACGACCCGGATTCAGGTTGCATAACAATAGACGGAATCGAAATTCAAAAACTACAGCTCAAATGGTTAAGACAACAAATGGGGCTAGTTGGACAGGAGCCTGTGTTATTCAATGACACCATTAGAGCCAACATTGCATACGGAAAGGAAGGAAACGCAACGGAAGCCGAGATTTTAGCAGCAGCAGAATTGGCAAATGCACACAGGTTCATCAGTAGCTTACAACAG GGATACGATACAAATGTAGGGGAAAGAGGAATCCAGTTGTCTGGTGGACAAAAACAAAGAGTCGCCATAGCAAGAGCGATAATGAAGGAGCCGAAAATCTTACTTCTAGATGAAGCAACAAGTGCCCTGGATGCGGAATCCGAAAGACTAGTACAAGATGCACTAGATAGAGCCATAGTGAACCGAACAACGGTGGTGGTCGCTCACCGGTTATCGACTATTAAGAATGCCGATTTAATTGCAGTTGTTAAAAATGGAGAGATTGTAGAGAAAGGAAAGCATGAGAAACTCATCAATCTTAAGGATGGTGTTTATGCTTCTTTGGTAGCATTGCACACAACTACTGCTTCATTTCACTCTTGA
- the LOC136220169 gene encoding ABC transporter B family member 4-like isoform X1: MAEENILEANVNDTTSQEKNIEEESEMEKRKKKKEESTKILPYYKLFAFADSIDYLLMLLGTIGAAGNGVSMPLMTVAFGAAVNAFGDNSLNTSQVVDKVSKVSLNFLYLALGSCISGFLQVACWVATGERQAARIRSLYLRTILRQEIGFFDREASTGEIVERMSGDSVLIQDATGEKVGKFIQLIVSFISGFIVALIKGWKLTLVLLASIPLLIISGAVMAISVSKLASRGHTAYSVAATVVEQTIGSMKTVASFTGEKHAIAKYEQSLTKAYKSGVQESLVAGLGFGVLTFIVFSNYGLATWYGAKLVVDEGYKGGDILTIIFVVLTGSLGLGQASPCLTAFAAGQAAAFKMFEVIGRKPEIDTYGTSSQALLDDIRGDIELKDIHFSYPSRPEEQIFSGFSLSIPRGTTSALVGESGSGKSSVISLIERFYDPQAGDVLIDGINLKDLQLKWIRQKIGLVSQEPVLFTCSIKENIAYGKEGATTEEITAAAELANASKFIDSLPQGLDTMVGEHGTQLSGGQKQRVAIARAILKDPRILLLDEATSALDTESERIVQEALDNVMVNRTTVIVAHRLSTVRNADTIAVIHRGKIVEKGSHTELTKNPDGAYCQLIKMQENNRVSRNNPDGPEIIVDSGRHSSQRFSFLRSLSHGSSGTGNSSRRSFSLPEKVNIVSASSPPSHKKFPLQRLAYLNKPEIPVLILGCLASAANGVVLPFFGVLVSTMIKTFFEPAHKLRSDSRVYALLFLGLASLSLLAYPLRSYFFAVAGCTLIKRIRSMCFEKLVYMDVSWFDEAEHSSGAIGAKLSRDAASVRGLVGDVLGLLIQNVATIVVGLSIAFEANWQLALIVLVMIPLLGINGCVQNKFLQGFSADGNKMYEEASQVASDAVSNIRTVASFCAEEKVVELYQKKCRGPMKKGIREGLVSGFGFGFGFFLLFVVYGTSFYAGARLVEAGKTTYVEVFRVFCCLSMSALALSQTATFFPDAGKASNAAASVFEILDQKSKIDSSDESGTVLENLKGEIELRHVSFRYPTRPDIEIFKDLSLAINAGKTVALVGESGCGKSTVISLLQRFYDPDSGCITIDGIEIQKLQLKWLRQQMGLVGQEPVLFNDTIRANIAYGKEGNATEAEILAAAELANAHRFISSLQQGYDTNVGERGIQLSGGQKQRVAIARAIMKEPKILLLDEATSALDAESERLVQDALDRAIVNRTTVVVAHRLSTIKNADLIAVVKNGEIVEKGKHEKLINLKDGVYASLVALHTTTASFHS; this comes from the exons ATGGCTGAGGAAAACATTTTGGAGGCAAATGTAAACGACACAACTAGTCAAGAGAAAAACATCGAGGAAGAATCTGAAAtggagaagaggaagaaaaagaaagaggaaagcacTAAAATATTGCCATATTACAAGCTTTTCGCCTTTGCTGACTCTATAGATTACTTATTAATGTTGTTGGGAACAATTGGTGCTGCTGGAAATGGAGTCTCTATGCCACTCATGACTGTGGCATTTGGAGCTGCAGTTAATGCATTTGGAGATAATAGTTTGAACACTAGCCAAGTGGTTGATAAAGTTTCCAAG GTTTCTCTAAACTTCCTATACTTGGCTCTAGGATCATGTATTTCCGGCTTCCTCC AGGTCGCTTGTTGGGTGGCTACTGGAGAGAGGCAGGCAGCAAGAATCAGGAGTTTATACTTGAGGACAATTCTAAGACAAGAAATAGGCTTCTTTGATAGGGAAGCTAGCACTGGAGAAATCGTCGAGAGGATGTCCGGTGACTCCGTTCTTATTCAAGATGCTACTGGTGAGAAG GTTGGAAAGTTCATCCAGCTGATTGTATCATTTATTTCAGGATTTATTGTAGCATTAATCAAGGGATGGAAACTAACCCTTGTATTGTTAGCTTCTATTCCTCTTCTCATCATTTCTGGTGCAGTCATGGCCATTTCTGTATCAAAGCTGGCATCTCGTGGACATACTGCTTATTCAGTTGCGGCAACTGTGGTAGAGCAGACAATCGGGTCAATGAAAACT GTTGCATCATTTACTGGGGAGAAACACGCTATAGCTAAATACGAACAATCTTTGACCAAAGCTTACAAATCCGGCGTGCAAGAGAGCTTGGTAGCCGGGTTAGGTTTTGGAGTTCTTACTTTTATTGTATTCTCCAATTATGGTTTGGCTACATGGTATGGTGCAAAGCTTGTGGTAGATGAAGGATATAAAGGAGGGGACATTCTCACTATTATTTTTGTGGTTTTGACTGGATCTTT GGGTCTAGGACAAGCATCCCCTTGCTTGACTGCTTTTGCTGCTGGACAAGCTGCAGCATTTAAAATGTTTGAGGTGATTGGTAGAAAGCCTGAAATAGATACTTACGGAACCAGTTCACAGGCGTTATTAGACGATATTCGTGGAGATATAGAATTAAAAGACATCCATTTTAGTTATCCTTCTAGACCAGAAGAGCAGATATtcagtggattttcactctcaATACCACGTGGCACAACATCCGCTTTAGTAGGAGAGAGTGGAAGTGGAAAATCTTCAGTTATCAGTTTAATTGAGAGATTTTATGATCCACAGGCTGGAGATGTTCTAATTGACGGTATTAACCTTAAGGACTTGCAGCTAAAATGGATCAGACAAAAAATCGGTCTTGTAAGTCAGGAACCTGTGTTGTTCACTTGTAGCATTAAAGAGAATATCGCCTACGGGAAGGAGGGTGCAACTACTGAGGAAATAACAGCTGCTGCTGAGCTTGCCAATGCTTCTAAGTTCATAGATAGTCTGCCTCAG GGGCTAGACACAATGGTCGGAGAGCATGGTACTCAGCTATCTGGAGGCCAAAAGCAGAGAGTTGCTATAGCTAGAGCAATTCTTAAAGATCCAAGAATTCTGCTTCTTGATGAAGCAACGAGCGCTCTTGATACAGAATCTGAAAGAATTGTTCAAGAAGCATTAGACAATGTCATGGTTAATCGAACAACGGTAATTGTTGCCCATCGGTTGAGTACAGTAAGGAATGCGGACACGATTGCTGTCATTCATCGCGGAAAAATTGTTGAAAAAG GTTCACACACTGAGCTTACCAAGAATCCTGATGGAGCATATTGCCAGCTTATAAAAATGCAGGAGAATAATAGAGTGTCGAGAAACAACCCAGACGGGCCAGAAATCATTGTGGATTCTGGAAGACATTCTAGTCAAAGGTTCTCTTTCTTAAGAAGCTTAAGCCATGGATCATCCGGAACTGGAAACAGTAGTCGTCGTTCATTCTCCCTTCCCGAAAAAGTAAATATTGTCTCTGCATCATCACCACCATCACATAAAAAATTCCCACTTCAACGCTTAGCCTATCTCAATAAGCCAGAGATTCCAGTACTAATACTCGGTTGTCTAGCTTCAGCAGCCAATGGTGTAGTATTACCTTTTTTCGGAGTACTAGTCTCCACTatgatcaagactttctttgAGCCAGCACATAAACTCCGAAGCGACTCCAGAGTTTACGCACTTTTGTTCCTTGGCCTGGCATCTTTGTCTTTACTGGCATATCCGTTGAGGTCCTATTTTTTTGCAGTGGCCGGTTGTACCTTGATAAAAAGGATCAGATCAATGTGTTTTGAAAAACTGGTTTACATGGATGTAAGCTGGTTTGATGAAGCTGAGCACTCAAGTGGTGCAATTGGAGCTAAGCTTTCTAGAGATGCGGCTTCGGTGAGGGGTTTAGTCGGAGATGTACTTGGGCTGCTAATACAAAATGTTGCAACAATAGTTGTTGGTTTATCTATTGCTTTTGAAGCAAATTGGCAACTAGCTCTTATTGTTCTTGTTATGATACCTCTTCTAGGAATCAATGGATGTGTTCAGAATAAATTCCTTCAAGGTTTCAGTGCAGATGGAAAT AAAATGTACGAGGAAGCGAGTCAAGTTGCAAGTGATGCTGTTAGCAATATTAGAACTGTTGCTTCCTTCTGTGCCGAGGAAAAGGTTGTGGAACTTTATCAAAAGAAATGCAGAGGCCCTATGAAGAAAGGTATAAGGGAAGGTTTGGTAAGTGGTTTCGGATTTGGATTCGGGTTCTTCTTGCTATTCGTTGTGTACGGTACAAGCTTCTACGCTGGAGCCCGACTTGTTGAAGCTGGAAAAACAACTTATGTTGAGGTTTTTCGA GTGTTTTGTTGTCTCAGTATGTCAGCTCTTGCTCTCTCTCAAACAGCTACCTTTTTTCCTGATGCTGGAAAAGCAAGCAATGCAGCTGCTTCTGTTTTTGAGATTCTTGACCAGAAATCCAAAATAGACTCTAGCGATGAATCCGGGACAGTATTAGAAAACCTTAAAGGAGAAATCGAGCTTCGACACGTTAGTTTCAGATACCCCACAAGACCCGACATTGAAATTTTCAAGGATCTTTCTTTGGCTATTAATGCTGGCAAG ACAGTCGCGCTGGTTGGAGAAAGCGGATGCGGAAAATCAACTGTGATATCGTTGCTGCAGAGATTTTACGACCCGGATTCAGGTTGCATAACAATAGACGGAATCGAAATTCAAAAACTACAGCTCAAATGGTTAAGACAACAAATGGGGCTAGTTGGACAGGAGCCTGTGTTATTCAATGACACCATTAGAGCCAACATTGCATACGGAAAGGAAGGAAACGCAACGGAAGCCGAGATTTTAGCAGCAGCAGAATTGGCAAATGCACACAGGTTCATCAGTAGCTTACAACAG GGATACGATACAAATGTAGGGGAAAGAGGAATCCAGTTGTCTGGTGGACAAAAACAAAGAGTCGCCATAGCAAGAGCGATAATGAAGGAGCCGAAAATCTTACTTCTAGATGAAGCAACAAGTGCCCTGGATGCGGAATCCGAAAGACTAGTACAAGATGCACTAGATAGAGCCATAGTGAACCGAACAACGGTGGTGGTCGCTCACCGGTTATCGACTATTAAGAATGCCGATTTAATTGCAGTTGTTAAAAATGGAGAGATTGTAGAGAAAGGAAAGCATGAGAAACTCATCAATCTTAAGGATGGTGTTTATGCTTCTTTGGTAGCATTGCACACAACTACTGCTTCATTTCACTCTTGA
- the LOC136220169 gene encoding ABC transporter B family member 4-like isoform X3 gives MAEENILEANVNDTTSQEKNIEEESEMEKRKKKKEESTKILPYYKLFAFADSIDYLLMLLGTIGAAGNGVSMPLMTVAFGAAVNAFGDNSLNTSQVVDKVSKVSLNFLYLALGSCISGFLQVACWVATGERQAARIRSLYLRTILRQEIGFFDREASTGEIVERMSGDSVLIQDATGEKVGKFIQLIVSFISGFIVALIKGWKLTLVLLASIPLLIISGAVMAISVSKLASRGHTAYSVAATVVEQTIGSMKTVASFTGEKHAIAKYEQSLTKAYKSGVQESLVAGLGFGVLTFIVFSNYGLATWYGAKLVVDEGYKGGDILTIIFVVLTGSLGLGQASPCLTAFAAGQAAAFKMFEVIGRKPEIDTYGTSSQALLDDIRGDIELKDIHFSYPSRPEEQIFSGFSLSIPRGTTSALVGESGSGKSSVISLIERFYDPQAGDVLIDGINLKDLQLKWIRQKIGLVSQEPVLFTCSIKENIAYGKEGATTEEITAAAELANASKFIDSLPQGLDTMVGEHGTQLSGGQKQRVAIARAILKDPRILLLDEATSALDTESERIVQEALDNVMVNRTTVIVAHRLSTVRNADTIAVIHRGKIVEKGSHTELTKNPDGAYCQLIKMQENNRVSRNNPDGPEIIVDSGRHSSQRFSFLRSLSHGSSGTGNSSRRSFSLPEKVNIVSASSPPSHKKFPLQRLAYLNKPEIPVLILGCLASAANGVVLPFFGVLVSTMIKTFFEPAHKLRSDSRVYALLFLGLASLSLLAYPLRSYFFAVAGCTLIKRIRSMCFEKLVYMDVSWFDEAEHSSGAIGAKLSRDAASVRGLVGDVLGLLIQNVATIVVGLSIAFEANWQLALIVLVMIPLLGINGCVQNKFLQGFSADGNKMYEEASQVASDAVSNIRTVASFCAEEKVVELYQKKCRGPMKKGIREGLVSGFGFGFGFFLLFVVYGTSFYAGARLVEAGKTTYVEVFRVFCCLSMSALAISQTATFFPDASCY, from the exons ATGGCTGAGGAAAACATTTTGGAGGCAAATGTAAACGACACAACTAGTCAAGAGAAAAACATCGAGGAAGAATCTGAAAtggagaagaggaagaaaaagaaagaggaaagcacTAAAATATTGCCATATTACAAGCTTTTCGCCTTTGCTGACTCTATAGATTACTTATTAATGTTGTTGGGAACAATTGGTGCTGCTGGAAATGGAGTCTCTATGCCACTCATGACTGTGGCATTTGGAGCTGCAGTTAATGCATTTGGAGATAATAGTTTGAACACTAGCCAAGTGGTTGATAAAGTTTCCAAG GTTTCTCTAAACTTCCTATACTTGGCTCTAGGATCATGTATTTCCGGCTTCCTCC AGGTCGCTTGTTGGGTGGCTACTGGAGAGAGGCAGGCAGCAAGAATCAGGAGTTTATACTTGAGGACAATTCTAAGACAAGAAATAGGCTTCTTTGATAGGGAAGCTAGCACTGGAGAAATCGTCGAGAGGATGTCCGGTGACTCCGTTCTTATTCAAGATGCTACTGGTGAGAAG GTTGGAAAGTTCATCCAGCTGATTGTATCATTTATTTCAGGATTTATTGTAGCATTAATCAAGGGATGGAAACTAACCCTTGTATTGTTAGCTTCTATTCCTCTTCTCATCATTTCTGGTGCAGTCATGGCCATTTCTGTATCAAAGCTGGCATCTCGTGGACATACTGCTTATTCAGTTGCGGCAACTGTGGTAGAGCAGACAATCGGGTCAATGAAAACT GTTGCATCATTTACTGGGGAGAAACACGCTATAGCTAAATACGAACAATCTTTGACCAAAGCTTACAAATCCGGCGTGCAAGAGAGCTTGGTAGCCGGGTTAGGTTTTGGAGTTCTTACTTTTATTGTATTCTCCAATTATGGTTTGGCTACATGGTATGGTGCAAAGCTTGTGGTAGATGAAGGATATAAAGGAGGGGACATTCTCACTATTATTTTTGTGGTTTTGACTGGATCTTT GGGTCTAGGACAAGCATCCCCTTGCTTGACTGCTTTTGCTGCTGGACAAGCTGCAGCATTTAAAATGTTTGAGGTGATTGGTAGAAAGCCTGAAATAGATACTTACGGAACCAGTTCACAGGCGTTATTAGACGATATTCGTGGAGATATAGAATTAAAAGACATCCATTTTAGTTATCCTTCTAGACCAGAAGAGCAGATATtcagtggattttcactctcaATACCACGTGGCACAACATCCGCTTTAGTAGGAGAGAGTGGAAGTGGAAAATCTTCAGTTATCAGTTTAATTGAGAGATTTTATGATCCACAGGCTGGAGATGTTCTAATTGACGGTATTAACCTTAAGGACTTGCAGCTAAAATGGATCAGACAAAAAATCGGTCTTGTAAGTCAGGAACCTGTGTTGTTCACTTGTAGCATTAAAGAGAATATCGCCTACGGGAAGGAGGGTGCAACTACTGAGGAAATAACAGCTGCTGCTGAGCTTGCCAATGCTTCTAAGTTCATAGATAGTCTGCCTCAG GGGCTAGACACAATGGTCGGAGAGCATGGTACTCAGCTATCTGGAGGCCAAAAGCAGAGAGTTGCTATAGCTAGAGCAATTCTTAAAGATCCAAGAATTCTGCTTCTTGATGAAGCAACGAGCGCTCTTGATACAGAATCTGAAAGAATTGTTCAAGAAGCATTAGACAATGTCATGGTTAATCGAACAACGGTAATTGTTGCCCATCGGTTGAGTACAGTAAGGAATGCGGACACGATTGCTGTCATTCATCGCGGAAAAATTGTTGAAAAAG GTTCACACACTGAGCTTACCAAGAATCCTGATGGAGCATATTGCCAGCTTATAAAAATGCAGGAGAATAATAGAGTGTCGAGAAACAACCCAGACGGGCCAGAAATCATTGTGGATTCTGGAAGACATTCTAGTCAAAGGTTCTCTTTCTTAAGAAGCTTAAGCCATGGATCATCCGGAACTGGAAACAGTAGTCGTCGTTCATTCTCCCTTCCCGAAAAAGTAAATATTGTCTCTGCATCATCACCACCATCACATAAAAAATTCCCACTTCAACGCTTAGCCTATCTCAATAAGCCAGAGATTCCAGTACTAATACTCGGTTGTCTAGCTTCAGCAGCCAATGGTGTAGTATTACCTTTTTTCGGAGTACTAGTCTCCACTatgatcaagactttctttgAGCCAGCACATAAACTCCGAAGCGACTCCAGAGTTTACGCACTTTTGTTCCTTGGCCTGGCATCTTTGTCTTTACTGGCATATCCGTTGAGGTCCTATTTTTTTGCAGTGGCCGGTTGTACCTTGATAAAAAGGATCAGATCAATGTGTTTTGAAAAACTGGTTTACATGGATGTAAGCTGGTTTGATGAAGCTGAGCACTCAAGTGGTGCAATTGGAGCTAAGCTTTCTAGAGATGCGGCTTCGGTGAGGGGTTTAGTCGGAGATGTACTTGGGCTGCTAATACAAAATGTTGCAACAATAGTTGTTGGTTTATCTATTGCTTTTGAAGCAAATTGGCAACTAGCTCTTATTGTTCTTGTTATGATACCTCTTCTAGGAATCAATGGATGTGTTCAGAATAAATTCCTTCAAGGTTTCAGTGCAGATGGAAAT AAAATGTACGAGGAAGCGAGTCAAGTTGCAAGTGATGCTGTTAGCAATATTAGAACTGTTGCTTCCTTCTGTGCCGAGGAAAAGGTTGTGGAACTTTATCAAAAGAAATGCAGAGGCCCTATGAAGAAAGGTATAAGGGAAGGTTTGGTAAGTGGTTTCGGATTTGGATTCGGGTTCTTCTTGCTATTCGTTGTGTACGGTACAAGCTTCTACGCTGGAGCCCGACTTGTTGAAGCTGGAAAAACAACTTATGTTGAGGTTTTTCGA GTGTTTTGTTGTCTCAGTATGTCAGCTCTTGCTATCTCTCAAACAGCTACCTTTTTTCCTGATGCTAGTTGTTATTAG